The following are encoded together in the Glycine max cultivar Williams 82 chromosome 8, Glycine_max_v4.0, whole genome shotgun sequence genome:
- the LOC100789617 gene encoding cellulose synthase A catalytic subunit 8 [UDP-forming] isoform X1 has product MVQSSVPLCNTCGEQVGLNDNGEVFVACHECNFPICKDCFEHEINEDHRVCMRCGTPYEERTKEEDDFHEIKVHENEDDDFHEIKVHENQSATPSEISNSQDVGLHARHVSTVSAVDSEVNEESGKSIWKNRVESWKGKDKKNKKKKSAPKEEKEASIPPEQQMEETRPAEAAAAPLSVVIPMSKSKIAPYRTVIIMRLIILGLFFHYRVTNPVESAFPLWLTSIICEIWFAFSWVLDQFPKWSPINRQTFIDNLSARFEREGEPNELAAVDFFVSTVDPLKEPPLITANTVLSILAVDYPVDKVSCYVSDDGAAMLTFESLVETADFARKWVPFCKKFSIEPRAPEFYFSQKIDYLKDKVQPSFVKERRAMKRDYEEYKVRVNAMVAKAQKTPEEGWTMQDGTPWPGNNSRDHPGMIQVFLGHTGARDIEGNELPRLVYVSREKRPGYQHHKKAGAENALVRVSAVLTNAPFILNLDCDHYVNNSKAVREAMCFLMDPEVGRDVCYVQFPQRFDGIDRSDRYANRNTVFFDVNMKGLDGIQGPVYVGTGCVFNRQALYGYSPPSMPSVPRSSCCCFPSKKSTNDVSDFQRNAKREELEAAIFNLKELDSKLSYFFQSVLEKHIAESSCNILLVSFLLADYDEHERSMLISQMSFEKTFGLSTVFIESTLMENGGVPESADPSMLIKEAIHVISCGYEEKTLWGKEIGWIYGSVTEDILSGFKMQCRGWKSIYCMPLRPAFKGSAPINLSDRLHQVLRWALGSIEIFLSRHCPLWYGFSGGRLKWLQRMAYINTIVYPFTSLPLIAYCSLPAICLLTGKFIIPTLSNVASVLFLGLFLSIIITSVLELRWSGVSIEDLWRNEQFWVIGGVSAHLFAVFQGLLKMLAGVDTNFTVTAKAAEDSEFGELYLVKWTTLLIPPTTLIVVNMVGVVAGFSDALNGGYESWGPLFGKVFFAFWVIFHLYPFLKGLMGRQNRTPTIVILWSVLLASVFSLIWVKINPFVNTVDSETIAETCIAIDC; this is encoded by the exons ATGGTGCAGTCTAGTGTTCCCCTCTGCAACACTTGTGGGGAACAAGTGGGACTTAATGATAATGGGGAAGTGTTTGTGGCTTGTCATGAATGCAATTTCCCAATTTGCAAGGATTGTTTTGAGCATGAGATCAATGAGGACCATAGGGTCTGCATGAGGTGTGGCACTCCCTATGAAG AGAGAACAAAGGAGGAGGATGATTTCCATGAGATAAAGGTTCACGAAAATGAGGATGATGATTTCCATGAGATAAAGGTTCATGAAAATCAATCCGCAACACCTTCCGAAATCAGTAACTCTCAG GATGTTGGACTCCATGCTAGACATGTCAGTACAGTATCCGCAGTCGATAGTG AAGTAAATGAAGAATCTGGAAAATCAATCTGGAAAAATAGAGTGGAAAGCTGGAAGGGAAAGGAtaaaaagaacaagaagaaaaagtctGCACCCAAGGAAGAAAAGGAGGCCTCAATTCCTCCAGAGCAGCAGATGGAAGAAACACG GCCCGCAGAGGCTGCTGCTGCACCACTTTCAGTAGTTATTCCAATGTCAAAATCCAAAATTGCACCGTACAGAACTGTGATAATCATGCGATTGATAATATTGGGACTTTTCTTCCATTATCGAGTTACAAACCCAGTTGAAAGTGCTTTTCCTCTTTGGTTGACTTCTATCATCTGTGAGATCTGGTTTGCATTTTCCTGGGTGCTAGATCAGTTCCCTAAATGGAGTCCTATCAATAGGCAAACTTTTATTGACAATTTGTCTGCAAG GTTTGAAAGAGAGGGTGAACCCAATGAACTTGCTGCTGTTGATTTCTTTGTCAGTACAGTGGATCCTTTGAAAGAGCCACCATTGATCACAGCTAATACAGTGCTTTCTATCCTTGCGGTTGACTATCCAGTAGATAAAGTATCCTGTTATGTGTCAGATGATGGTGCTGCAATGCTCACATTTGAATCTCTTGTGGAGACTGCTGACTTTGCAAGGAAGTGGGTGCCATTTTGCAAGAAGTTTTCAATTGAACCAAGAGCACCAGAGTTTTACTTCTCTCAGAAGATTGATTACCTGAAGGACAAGGTGCAACCTTCTTTTGTGAAGGAGCGTAGAGCAATGAAG AGAGACTATGAAGAGTATAAAGTACGAGTTAATGCTATGGTAGCTAAGGCTCAGAAAACACCAGAAGAAGGATGGACCATGCAAGATGGTACACCTTGGCCGGGAAATAACTCACGTGATCACCCTGGCATGATTCAG GTTTTTCTTGGGCACACTGGTGCCCGTGACATAGAAGGAAATGAACTTCCCAGATTGGTTTATGTTTCCAGAGAGAAAAGACCAGGTTACCAACATCACAAGAAAGCTGGTGCTGAAAATGCACTG GTGAGAGTGTCTGCAGTTCTCACAAATGCTCCCTTCATTCTCAATCTTGATTGTGATCATTATGTTAACAACAGCAAGGCCGTTCGGGAAGCAATGTGTTTTCTCATGGATCCAGAAGTTGGTAGAGATGTGTGTTATGTGCAGTTCCCCCAGAGATTTGACGGTATTGATCGCAGTGATCGATATGCCAATCGCAACACAGTTTTCTTTGAT GTTAACATGAAAGGACTTGATGGCATTCAAGGACCAGTATATGTGGGAACTGGATGTGTTTTCAATAGACAAGCACTTTATGGCTATAGCCCTCCTTCTATGCCCAGCGTACCAAGATCTTCATGCTGTTGCTTCCCCTCAAAGAAGTCCACCAACGATGTCTCAGACTTTCAAAGAAACGCAAAGAGGGAAGAACTTGAGGCCGCCATTTTTAATCTCAAGGAACTTGACAGTAAGCTCAGTTACTTTTTTCAATCAGTTCTAGAGAAGCATATAGCAGAATCTTCATGCAAtattcttctggtttcttttcttcttgcAGATTACGATGAGCATGAGAGGTCAATGCTTATTTcacaaatgagctttgaaaaaacttttggctTGTCTACTGTTTTCATTGAATCAACACtaatggagaatggaggagtGCCTGAATCTGCAGATCCCTCGATGCTGATCAAGGAGGCCATTCATGTAATTAGCTGTGGATATGAAGAAAAGACTTTATGGGGAAAAGAG ATTGGTTGGATTTATGGTTCAGTCACTGAGGATATCTTATCGGGGTTCAAGATGCAATGTCGAGGATGGAAGTCAATATACTGCATGCCCTTGAGGCCTGCATTCAAAGGGTCTGCACCTATCAACTTGTCTGATAGATTGCACCAAGTCCTTCGATGGGCCCTTGGATCAATTGAAATTTTCCTAAGTAGGCACTGCCCCCTCTGGTATGGATTTTCTGGAGGCCGTCTCAAATGGCTACAAAGAATGGCTTATATAAACACCATTGTCTACCCTTTCACATCCCTTCCTCTCATTGCTTACTGTTCTCTGCCTGCAATTTGCCTCCTCACAGGAAAATTTATCATACCAACG CTTTCCAACGTTGCAAGTGTTCTCTTTCTTGGACTTTTCCTCTCAATTATAATAACCAGTGTGCTGGAGCTGCGTTGGAGTGGTGTTAGTATCGAAGATCTGTGGCGTAATGAGCAGTTCTGGGTTATTGGAGGTGTTTCAGCCCATCTGTTTGCCGTGTTCCAAGGACTTCTTAAGATGTTGGCTGGTGTTGACACCAACTTCACTGTCACTGCTAAGGCTGCAGAGGACAGTGAGTTTGGGGAACTTTACCTTGTAAAGTGGACCACTCTCTTGATTCCTCCAACAACCCTTATCGTTGTTAACATGGTTGGTGTTGTTGCTGGATTCTCTGATGCACTTAATGGAGGGTATGAGTCTTGGGGACCCCTCTTTGGGAAAGTTTTCTTTGCTTTCTGGGTGATTTTTCATCTCTATCCATTCCTCAAAGGTCTCATGGGTCGCCAAAACCGCACACCGACCATTGTTATTCTCTGGTCAGTGTTGTTGGCCTCTGTCTTCTCTCTTATTTGGGTCAAGATAAATCCATTTGTCAACACAGTTGACAGTGAAACCATCGCCGAGACCTGCATTGCCATAGATTGTTAA
- the LOC100789617 gene encoding cellulose synthase A catalytic subunit 8 [UDP-forming] isoform X2 — MVQSSVPLCNTCGEQVGLNDNGEVFVACHECNFPICKDCFEHEINEDHRVCMRCGTPYEERTKEEDDFHEIKVHENEDDDFHEIKVHENQSATPSEISNSQDVGLHARHVSTVSAVDSEVNEESGKSIWKNRVESWKGKDKKNKKKKSAPKEEKEASIPPEQQMEETRPAEAAAAPLSVVIPMSKSKIAPYRTVIIMRLIILGLFFHYRVTNPVESAFPLWLTSIICEIWFAFSWVLDQFPKWSPINRQTFIDNLSARFEREGEPNELAAVDFFVSTVDPLKEPPLITANTVLSILAVDYPVDKVSCYVSDDGAAMLTFESLVETADFARKWVPFCKKFSIEPRAPEFYFSQKIDYLKDKVQPSFVKERRAMKRDYEEYKVRVNAMVAKAQKTPEEGWTMQDGTPWPGNNSRDHPGMIQVFLGHTGARDIEGNELPRLVYVSREKRPGYQHHKKAGAENALVRVSAVLTNAPFILNLDCDHYVNNSKAVREAMCFLMDPEVGRDVCYVQFPQRFDGIDRSDRYANRNTVFFDVNMKGLDGIQGPVYVGTGCVFNRQALYGYSPPSMPSVPRSSCCCFPSKKSTNDVSDFQRNAKREELEAAIFNLKELDNYDEHERSMLISQMSFEKTFGLSTVFIESTLMENGGVPESADPSMLIKEAIHVISCGYEEKTLWGKEIGWIYGSVTEDILSGFKMQCRGWKSIYCMPLRPAFKGSAPINLSDRLHQVLRWALGSIEIFLSRHCPLWYGFSGGRLKWLQRMAYINTIVYPFTSLPLIAYCSLPAICLLTGKFIIPTLSNVASVLFLGLFLSIIITSVLELRWSGVSIEDLWRNEQFWVIGGVSAHLFAVFQGLLKMLAGVDTNFTVTAKAAEDSEFGELYLVKWTTLLIPPTTLIVVNMVGVVAGFSDALNGGYESWGPLFGKVFFAFWVIFHLYPFLKGLMGRQNRTPTIVILWSVLLASVFSLIWVKINPFVNTVDSETIAETCIAIDC; from the exons ATGGTGCAGTCTAGTGTTCCCCTCTGCAACACTTGTGGGGAACAAGTGGGACTTAATGATAATGGGGAAGTGTTTGTGGCTTGTCATGAATGCAATTTCCCAATTTGCAAGGATTGTTTTGAGCATGAGATCAATGAGGACCATAGGGTCTGCATGAGGTGTGGCACTCCCTATGAAG AGAGAACAAAGGAGGAGGATGATTTCCATGAGATAAAGGTTCACGAAAATGAGGATGATGATTTCCATGAGATAAAGGTTCATGAAAATCAATCCGCAACACCTTCCGAAATCAGTAACTCTCAG GATGTTGGACTCCATGCTAGACATGTCAGTACAGTATCCGCAGTCGATAGTG AAGTAAATGAAGAATCTGGAAAATCAATCTGGAAAAATAGAGTGGAAAGCTGGAAGGGAAAGGAtaaaaagaacaagaagaaaaagtctGCACCCAAGGAAGAAAAGGAGGCCTCAATTCCTCCAGAGCAGCAGATGGAAGAAACACG GCCCGCAGAGGCTGCTGCTGCACCACTTTCAGTAGTTATTCCAATGTCAAAATCCAAAATTGCACCGTACAGAACTGTGATAATCATGCGATTGATAATATTGGGACTTTTCTTCCATTATCGAGTTACAAACCCAGTTGAAAGTGCTTTTCCTCTTTGGTTGACTTCTATCATCTGTGAGATCTGGTTTGCATTTTCCTGGGTGCTAGATCAGTTCCCTAAATGGAGTCCTATCAATAGGCAAACTTTTATTGACAATTTGTCTGCAAG GTTTGAAAGAGAGGGTGAACCCAATGAACTTGCTGCTGTTGATTTCTTTGTCAGTACAGTGGATCCTTTGAAAGAGCCACCATTGATCACAGCTAATACAGTGCTTTCTATCCTTGCGGTTGACTATCCAGTAGATAAAGTATCCTGTTATGTGTCAGATGATGGTGCTGCAATGCTCACATTTGAATCTCTTGTGGAGACTGCTGACTTTGCAAGGAAGTGGGTGCCATTTTGCAAGAAGTTTTCAATTGAACCAAGAGCACCAGAGTTTTACTTCTCTCAGAAGATTGATTACCTGAAGGACAAGGTGCAACCTTCTTTTGTGAAGGAGCGTAGAGCAATGAAG AGAGACTATGAAGAGTATAAAGTACGAGTTAATGCTATGGTAGCTAAGGCTCAGAAAACACCAGAAGAAGGATGGACCATGCAAGATGGTACACCTTGGCCGGGAAATAACTCACGTGATCACCCTGGCATGATTCAG GTTTTTCTTGGGCACACTGGTGCCCGTGACATAGAAGGAAATGAACTTCCCAGATTGGTTTATGTTTCCAGAGAGAAAAGACCAGGTTACCAACATCACAAGAAAGCTGGTGCTGAAAATGCACTG GTGAGAGTGTCTGCAGTTCTCACAAATGCTCCCTTCATTCTCAATCTTGATTGTGATCATTATGTTAACAACAGCAAGGCCGTTCGGGAAGCAATGTGTTTTCTCATGGATCCAGAAGTTGGTAGAGATGTGTGTTATGTGCAGTTCCCCCAGAGATTTGACGGTATTGATCGCAGTGATCGATATGCCAATCGCAACACAGTTTTCTTTGAT GTTAACATGAAAGGACTTGATGGCATTCAAGGACCAGTATATGTGGGAACTGGATGTGTTTTCAATAGACAAGCACTTTATGGCTATAGCCCTCCTTCTATGCCCAGCGTACCAAGATCTTCATGCTGTTGCTTCCCCTCAAAGAAGTCCACCAACGATGTCTCAGACTTTCAAAGAAACGCAAAGAGGGAAGAACTTGAGGCCGCCATTTTTAATCTCAAGGAACTTGACA ATTACGATGAGCATGAGAGGTCAATGCTTATTTcacaaatgagctttgaaaaaacttttggctTGTCTACTGTTTTCATTGAATCAACACtaatggagaatggaggagtGCCTGAATCTGCAGATCCCTCGATGCTGATCAAGGAGGCCATTCATGTAATTAGCTGTGGATATGAAGAAAAGACTTTATGGGGAAAAGAG ATTGGTTGGATTTATGGTTCAGTCACTGAGGATATCTTATCGGGGTTCAAGATGCAATGTCGAGGATGGAAGTCAATATACTGCATGCCCTTGAGGCCTGCATTCAAAGGGTCTGCACCTATCAACTTGTCTGATAGATTGCACCAAGTCCTTCGATGGGCCCTTGGATCAATTGAAATTTTCCTAAGTAGGCACTGCCCCCTCTGGTATGGATTTTCTGGAGGCCGTCTCAAATGGCTACAAAGAATGGCTTATATAAACACCATTGTCTACCCTTTCACATCCCTTCCTCTCATTGCTTACTGTTCTCTGCCTGCAATTTGCCTCCTCACAGGAAAATTTATCATACCAACG CTTTCCAACGTTGCAAGTGTTCTCTTTCTTGGACTTTTCCTCTCAATTATAATAACCAGTGTGCTGGAGCTGCGTTGGAGTGGTGTTAGTATCGAAGATCTGTGGCGTAATGAGCAGTTCTGGGTTATTGGAGGTGTTTCAGCCCATCTGTTTGCCGTGTTCCAAGGACTTCTTAAGATGTTGGCTGGTGTTGACACCAACTTCACTGTCACTGCTAAGGCTGCAGAGGACAGTGAGTTTGGGGAACTTTACCTTGTAAAGTGGACCACTCTCTTGATTCCTCCAACAACCCTTATCGTTGTTAACATGGTTGGTGTTGTTGCTGGATTCTCTGATGCACTTAATGGAGGGTATGAGTCTTGGGGACCCCTCTTTGGGAAAGTTTTCTTTGCTTTCTGGGTGATTTTTCATCTCTATCCATTCCTCAAAGGTCTCATGGGTCGCCAAAACCGCACACCGACCATTGTTATTCTCTGGTCAGTGTTGTTGGCCTCTGTCTTCTCTCTTATTTGGGTCAAGATAAATCCATTTGTCAACACAGTTGACAGTGAAACCATCGCCGAGACCTGCATTGCCATAGATTGTTAA
- the LOC113002381 gene encoding WD repeat-containing protein 53, whose amino-acid sequence MAEKDVPKLKLKPRRLKGHDDSTTCCIASRERSHLIVTSGDDGRVCWFDLRCPDVPQLVMDVSVEPVSSFCFKSGMEDMIYVSSGKEIKCFDVRLAAAQWKPLENYNYNKEEINKVVCNSKSSFVAAADDNGEVKIIDIRQQCLYKTLRAGHTSICSTVEFLPWRSWEVISGGLDSMLMLWDFSKGRPYKVVDFATFDVSSGIAGRCVNPAFVHAIAVPEVDMLDKLDKICAAARGDGAIDVINIETEMAATKSKSSSNSRKGSHSRSKDGSSSSNTDADQNGKKRLHLNYTLGGHTAAVSSLAFSLFGERGKFLISGGNDKLVKIWNWSCYPDVGLSDDNNNNILHLNIEVSRKVNWLCTTSADTDNLVVCDTSKVVKVYSIT is encoded by the exons ATGGCGGAGAAGGATGTGCCGAAGCTTAAGCTGAAACCTCGAAGACTCAAGGGTCACGACGACAGCACAACCTGCTGCATTGCCTCACGTGAACGCTCTCATCTGATTGTCACTTCCGGCGAT gatgGTCGTGTTTGCTGGTTTGACCTGCGATGTCCTGATGTGCCGCAACTGGTTATGGATGTTAGTGTGGAGCCAGTTTCGTCCTTTTGTTTCAAGTCAG GAATGGAAGATATGATTTATGTCTCCTCAGGGAAGGAAATCAAGTGTTTTGATGTGCGATTG GCCGCCGCCCAATGGAAGCCATTGgagaattataattataacaaagAGGAGATAAACAAG GTTGTATGCAACTCAAAGTCCTCATTTGTTGCTGCAGCAGACGATAATGGTGAAGTTAAG ATAATTGACATTCGCCAGCAATGCCTGTATAAAACACTACGAGCTGGTCATACAAGT ATATGTAGCACTGTGGAATTCCTTCCTTGGAGATCTTGGGAGG TCATTAGTGGAGGTCTTGATTCAATGCTCATGTTGTGGGACTTCTCCAAAGGGCGCCCCTACAAAGTAGTGGATTTtg CTACATTTGATGTGAGTAGTGGCATTGCTGGCCGGTGTGTCAATCCTGCTTTTGTTCATGCAATAGCTGTTCCAGAAGTTGACATGCTAGATAAATTAGACAAAATATGCGCTGCTGCAAGGGGCGATGGAGCTATTGATGTGATTAATATTGAAACAGAAATGGCTGCTACAAAATCAAAAAGCTCTTCAAATTCACGAAAAGGATCACACTCAAGATCAAAAGATGGTAGTTCATCTAGCAATACAGACGCAGATCAAAATGGAAAAAAGAGGTTGCATTTGAATTACACTTTGGGTGGCCATACTGCAGCTGTTTCCAGCCT GGCATTTTCATTGTTTGGGGAAAGAGGGAAATTCTTGATATCTGGAGGAAATGATAAGTTGGTGAAGATATGGAATTGGTCCTGTTATCCAGATGTAGGGTTAAGTGAcgacaataacaataatatccTACATTTGAACATTGAAGTATCTCGAAAA GTCAATTGGCTGTGTACCACCTCAGCTGATACAGACAACCTTGTTGTGTGTGACACATCTAAAGTAGTAAAGGTCTACTCTATAACATAG
- the LOC100813873 gene encoding WAT1-related protein At3g30340 produces MLHCEHLNIFLKNKNIEGGPTQPQKQNCIAEMKNCDEWKPFLVMIAIDFSLTMVNILLKKVLQEGMNHLVFITYRLSVATIFLAPIGYFKERNGRPQLTFQILCCLFFSAIIGASVTQYFFLLGIQYTSATFACAFVNMVPVITFIMALPFGLETVNIKCKGGKAKILGTFVCIGGALLLTLYKGKPLFDGSHYQSAMDQASSTTRSTQKWTIGVIALIMGTLFWSFWFILQSKIGKRYPCQYSSTAIMTFFGAMQAAILGFSTGSSNLSSWVLKDKIQIITVLYSGIVGSSVCYVGMSWCVKKRGPVFTAAFSPLVQIMSGMIDIPFLHEQLHLGSVVGSMLVMIGLYILLWGKSKDMMQNNGATKFAQEVEETKEQEPQV; encoded by the exons ATGTTGCATTGCGAGCATTTGAacatttttctgaaaaataaaaacatagagGGAGGCCCCACTCAGCCCCAGAAACAAAACTGCATTGCTGAAATGAAGAATTGCGATGAATGGAAACCTTTCCTAGTAATGATAGCAATAGATTTTTCTTTAACCATGGTGAACATTCTTCTCAAGAAAGTCCTTCAAGAAGGAATGAACCATTTGGTTTTTATCACATATCGTCTCTCAGTTGCTACTATATTTCTGGCCCCCATCGGCTACTTTAAGGAAAG AAATGGAAGACCACAGCTcacatttcaaattttatgCTGCCTTTTCTTCAGTGCCATTATTGG GGCATCCGTCACACAATACTTCTTCCTTCTGGGGATCCAATACACCTCAGCCACCTTTGCTTGTGCCTTTGTTAATATGGTCCCGGTGATCACATTCATTATGGCATTACCATTTGG ATTAGAAACTGTGAACATTAAATGCAAAGGTGGGAAAGCGAAGATTCTTGGTACATTTGTGTGCATAGGAGGGGCATTGTTGTTGACACTTTACAAAGGAAAACCCTTGTTTGATGGGTCTCACTATCAATCTGCAATGGACCAAGCTTCTTCTACTACTAGATCAACACAGAAATGGACCATCGGTGTAATAGCTTTGATTATGGGAACCCTTTTTTGgtctttttggtttattttacagTCAAAGATAGGGAAGAGATATCCTTGCCAGTATTCAAGCACAGCCATCATGACCTTCTTTGGAGCCATGCAAGCAGCTATTCTTGGTTTCTCCACTGGCAGCAGCAACTTGTCCTCGTGGGTTCTCAAGGATAAGATACAAATAATCACCGTTCTTTATTCT GGGATAGTTGGGTCAAGTGTGTGCTATGTGGGCATGTCATGGTGCGTAAAGAAGAGGGGTCCGGTCTTTACTGCTGCATTCAGCCCTCTTGTTCAGATAATGTCGGGCATGATTGATATCCCCTTCTTGCACGAGCAGCTTCATCTTGGAAG TGTGGTGGGATCCATGTTGGTGATGATCGGGTTGTACATTCTTCTGTGGGGCAAAAGCAAGGATATGATGCAGAATAATGGCGCCACTAAGTTCGCCCAAGAAGTTGAAGAAACCAAGGAACAGGAGCCGCAAGTATAA